One segment of Pseudoalteromonas rubra DNA contains the following:
- a CDS encoding GreA/GreB family elongation factor, with amino-acid sequence MNKSHVIEHLRFALECKLQEAQEAADSARADAIHEQSAAETQYDSLSIESGYLAEGQSERVDQAHRAIQAFEQTYTLSRPGVVQVGALVELVDEQDQHHWFYVGPCEGGLKVILGTSEVRVITLASPVGQALQGREQGEEIEFNFNGKTQWLEVLELQ; translated from the coding sequence TTGAATAAAAGCCACGTTATTGAACATTTAAGGTTTGCACTGGAATGCAAGCTCCAGGAGGCACAAGAGGCAGCAGACAGTGCTCGTGCCGATGCAATTCATGAACAAAGTGCGGCGGAAACTCAGTATGACTCTTTGAGCATTGAGTCCGGCTACCTTGCCGAGGGGCAAAGTGAGCGGGTCGATCAGGCACATAGAGCTATTCAGGCGTTCGAGCAAACATATACGTTAAGCCGTCCTGGCGTTGTCCAGGTAGGGGCGCTGGTAGAGTTAGTTGACGAGCAGGATCAGCATCATTGGTTTTATGTTGGACCCTGTGAAGGTGGACTGAAAGTGATTTTGGGTACTTCAGAAGTCAGAGTGATCACGCTCGCTTCTCCTGTCGGTCAGGCCCTCCAAGGGCGTGAACAGGGTGAGGAAATTGAGTTTAACTTCAATGGTAAGACTCAATGGTTGGAGGTACTAGAGTTACAGTGA
- a CDS encoding GlxA family transcriptional regulator, whose translation MGAYNHRIAFTLYEQMLITSVTLPIEMLRAGEAFARRHLGNEFIPLEIAWLSETGEAVHSSMGVPFLAHANFSALSEFDYIITPSIWRNPRPVLKKNTSLVSNLALAWRSGATLIGVGTGVCFLAESGILDGHSATTHWHYADQFKRNYPLVALRPDYFITQSERLYTVASLNALADVIVHFIGQFYGQEAANHVQQNFSHEVRKPYEEQRYLEGAVDRHSDEQIASIQFWLRNNSANEITFPEVATQFGMSYRTFNRRFKAATGQTAANYLQTTRVRQVTELLASTNLSIQEIALACGFSSQGQLTRVFKSTMNQTPSQYRQVVRKKLFS comes from the coding sequence ATGGGTGCTTATAACCACCGTATTGCTTTCACACTTTATGAGCAAATGCTAATAACCAGCGTAACATTACCCATAGAAATGCTGCGTGCTGGTGAGGCGTTCGCAAGACGCCATTTAGGAAATGAATTTATACCATTGGAAATTGCCTGGCTAAGTGAAACAGGTGAAGCCGTTCATTCATCGATGGGCGTGCCTTTTTTAGCACACGCCAATTTCAGTGCACTCAGTGAGTTCGACTACATCATTACTCCCAGTATTTGGCGTAACCCTCGTCCAGTGTTGAAAAAAAATACCTCATTGGTTTCAAATCTAGCCCTGGCATGGCGCTCTGGTGCCACACTTATTGGTGTCGGCACAGGCGTTTGCTTCTTAGCGGAATCCGGGATCCTCGACGGACACTCAGCAACGACCCACTGGCATTATGCAGATCAATTTAAGCGCAATTATCCCTTAGTTGCCCTGCGCCCTGATTACTTCATTACTCAGTCAGAAAGACTATATACAGTAGCAAGCTTGAACGCGCTGGCAGACGTGATTGTCCACTTTATTGGCCAGTTTTATGGCCAAGAAGCTGCCAATCATGTGCAACAAAACTTCTCTCACGAAGTAAGAAAGCCCTATGAAGAACAAAGGTACCTGGAAGGCGCTGTTGACCGCCATAGTGATGAACAAATTGCCTCAATCCAGTTTTGGTTACGCAACAACAGTGCGAATGAAATAACATTTCCTGAGGTTGCCACTCAATTTGGTATGAGCTATCGCACTTTCAACCGACGCTTTAAAGCCGCAACAGGTCAGACTGCCGCCAACTATTTGCAAACAACCCGCGTGCGTCAGGTTACTGAGTTATTGGCTTCCACCAACCTGAGTATTCAGGAAATAGCGCTGGCATGCGGTTTTAGCTCGCAAGGACAGCTTACCAGGGTGTTCAAAAGTACAATGAATCAAACCCCCAGTCAGTACCGACAAGTGGTCAGAAAAAAGCTCTTTTCATGA
- a CDS encoding beta-ketoacyl synthase, with protein MTALPIIVGMGGVNAAGRTSFHQGFRRIVLDTLDDAARQETFLGLATLMNLVSLQGADLVTAEGEVVQRDEIEARFGQQIVEGTLIRKIEKTHFDVDATHWQQKLTMQANDSHGLTFTCRKRDLPTPVPSGWQIEMLDEKTAQVLIPEQLAVKVDSYRDNPIKAAGQLPTGFDPSVMYNSRYQPRGLQATIFAATDAIRSTGLDWDTVMNSVEPDQIGTYSASVAGQVNDEGFGGLIRSRMKGERVSTKQLALGLNTMSTDFINAYVTGSVGTTFSTSGACATFLYNLRAAVNDIQAGRTRVAVVASVECALTPEIIEGFGNMGALANEEGLRKLDNTEQVDYRRTSRPFGENCGFTIGEGAQVTILMDDKLALELGADIMGSVADVYVNADGVKKSITAPGPGNYITMAKSVALAEQIAGTEALQQRSFILAHGSSTPQNRVTESLIYHRIAQTFAIEGWKVAAPKAFVGHTIGPASGDQLAMALGIFSHQIMPGVTTIDAVAEDVYDQHLDIRTHHYHCGEMDIAFINSKGFGGNNATATILSPAVTLKMLSKRYSEAALAEHDAKLAETKQQQASYQQAADLGQYELIYRFGNGMIDDSQLQLSKETLEIPGFDKAVKLNVNNQYGDLTD; from the coding sequence ATGACAGCATTACCAATTATCGTAGGTATGGGCGGTGTGAATGCCGCTGGCAGAACCTCGTTCCATCAGGGCTTTCGTCGCATTGTGTTAGACACCCTGGATGATGCTGCAAGACAGGAAACTTTCCTTGGCCTGGCGACCTTGATGAACCTAGTGTCATTACAAGGGGCGGATTTGGTAACAGCTGAAGGCGAAGTCGTTCAGCGTGATGAAATCGAAGCACGCTTTGGCCAGCAGATTGTTGAAGGGACGTTAATCCGAAAAATCGAGAAAACTCATTTTGATGTCGATGCAACGCACTGGCAGCAAAAGCTGACAATGCAGGCCAACGATAGCCATGGATTAACCTTTACCTGTCGCAAGCGTGATTTACCAACGCCTGTACCATCTGGCTGGCAAATTGAAATGCTTGATGAAAAAACGGCCCAGGTGCTTATTCCGGAGCAGCTGGCGGTAAAAGTGGATAGTTACAGAGACAACCCTATTAAGGCAGCAGGCCAGCTACCAACCGGATTTGATCCATCTGTCATGTACAACAGCCGTTATCAGCCGCGTGGTTTGCAAGCCACTATTTTTGCCGCAACCGACGCTATCCGCTCTACAGGCCTAGACTGGGATACGGTTATGAACAGTGTCGAACCCGACCAGATTGGCACTTATTCAGCTTCGGTCGCTGGGCAGGTTAATGATGAAGGGTTTGGTGGCCTCATTCGCAGCCGCATGAAAGGGGAGCGGGTGAGCACCAAACAACTCGCGTTGGGTCTGAATACCATGTCAACTGACTTCATTAACGCTTATGTGACGGGCAGTGTGGGTACGACATTCTCCACTTCAGGTGCTTGTGCAACCTTTTTGTATAATTTGCGTGCAGCAGTTAATGACATTCAGGCGGGTCGTACCCGTGTAGCCGTGGTTGCCAGTGTTGAGTGTGCGTTAACGCCAGAGATTATAGAAGGCTTTGGTAATATGGGCGCACTGGCAAACGAAGAAGGCTTGCGTAAGCTTGATAACACTGAACAGGTTGATTATCGCCGTACCAGCCGTCCATTTGGTGAAAACTGTGGCTTTACCATTGGGGAAGGGGCACAGGTAACTATTCTGATGGATGATAAATTAGCCCTTGAACTGGGCGCTGACATTATGGGGTCTGTTGCAGATGTCTATGTTAATGCTGATGGGGTTAAGAAATCGATTACTGCGCCTGGTCCGGGTAACTACATTACTATGGCTAAATCAGTGGCACTGGCAGAGCAGATCGCGGGCACTGAAGCACTTCAACAGCGTAGCTTTATTCTGGCACATGGGTCCAGCACACCACAAAACCGGGTGACAGAATCTTTGATTTACCATCGTATTGCACAAACATTTGCTATCGAAGGCTGGAAAGTAGCTGCGCCGAAAGCATTTGTTGGTCATACCATCGGTCCGGCGTCTGGTGATCAGCTGGCAATGGCGCTGGGTATCTTCAGTCATCAGATTATGCCAGGTGTGACGACCATAGATGCGGTTGCAGAAGATGTCTATGACCAGCATCTGGATATCCGCACACACCATTATCACTGTGGAGAGATGGATATCGCTTTCATTAATTCCAAAGGGTTTGGTGGTAATAATGCAACTGCAACGATACTGTCGCCTGCCGTTACCTTAAAGATGTTATCGAAACGCTATAGCGAAGCTGCGCTTGCAGAGCATGACGCCAAACTGGCAGAAACGAAGCAACAACAAGCCAGTTATCAACAGGCAGCCGATCTGGGTCAGTATGAGCTTATTTATCGATTCGGTAATGGCATGATTGATGATTCGCAACTGCAGCTAAGTAAAGAAACTCTGGAGATCCCAGGCTTTGATAAAGCAGTTAAGCTGAATGTCAATAATCAGTATGGTGACCTGACGGATTAA
- the fghA gene encoding S-formylglutathione hydrolase → MELLSENKVAGGWHRRYQHDSQYTQCKMTFAVFLPEQALNGQPVPVLYWLSGLTCNDENFMQKAGAFKRASELGIAIVAPDTSPRGEEIPDDPENSYDFGLGAGFYVNATQAPYDKHYHMYSYVSDELPKLIEAQLPVSDKRAIAGHSMGGHGALVVGLKNPTRYQSISAFSPISNPVDCPWGKKAFRGYLGEDNAMWEAYDACHLLRQNTENGKAPILVDQGDADQFLTEQLKPEALVQAAQAANYPLTLTMRPGYDHSYFFISTFIDAHLDFHAQYLK, encoded by the coding sequence ATGGAATTATTGAGCGAAAACAAAGTCGCCGGAGGCTGGCACCGACGTTATCAACATGACAGTCAATATACTCAATGTAAAATGACCTTTGCCGTTTTTTTACCTGAGCAAGCACTTAATGGCCAGCCTGTACCAGTGCTTTACTGGCTGTCAGGGCTAACCTGTAACGACGAGAACTTTATGCAAAAAGCTGGCGCGTTTAAACGTGCCAGCGAGCTCGGGATAGCAATCGTAGCACCGGATACATCACCGCGTGGTGAAGAGATCCCAGATGACCCGGAAAATAGCTATGATTTTGGGCTCGGCGCAGGCTTTTACGTCAATGCGACTCAAGCCCCCTATGATAAACACTATCACATGTATAGCTATGTCAGTGACGAGCTGCCAAAACTTATCGAAGCGCAACTTCCTGTCTCTGACAAACGTGCTATCGCGGGACACTCCATGGGTGGTCACGGCGCGCTGGTTGTCGGTCTGAAAAATCCAACTCGTTATCAGAGTATCTCGGCATTTAGCCCAATCTCTAATCCGGTGGATTGCCCTTGGGGCAAAAAAGCATTCAGAGGCTACCTGGGAGAAGACAATGCAATGTGGGAAGCATACGATGCATGCCACTTGCTTAGACAAAATACGGAAAATGGCAAAGCACCTATCTTAGTTGATCAAGGTGATGCTGATCAGTTCCTAACTGAACAGCTCAAGCCTGAAGCACTTGTGCAGGCGGCTCAGGCTGCAAATTACCCACTTACGCTAACAATGCGGCCGGGATATGACCACAGTTACTTCTTTATTTCGACCTTCATCGATGCACACCTGGATTTCCATGCACAATACCTGAAGTAA
- a CDS encoding S-(hydroxymethyl)glutathione dehydrogenase/class III alcohol dehydrogenase, protein MAEFIKSRAAIAWGPGQPLSIEEVDVMMPKAGEVLVKIVATGVCHTDAFTLSGEDPEGVFPAILGHEGGGIVEAVGEGVTSVAVGDHVIPLYTPECGECKFCTSGKTNLCQKIRATQGKGVMPDGTTRFYKDGEPIYHYMGTSTFSEYTVLPEISLAKVNKTAPLEEICLLGCGVTTGMGAVMNTAKVQPGDTVAIFGLGGIGLSAVIGAVMAGASRIIGVDINTDKYALAEKLGATDLINPNDYDKPIQEVIVEMTDGGVDFSFECIGNVNVMRSALECCHKGWGESVIIGVAGAGQEISTRPFQLVTGRVWRGTAFGGVKGRSELPEIVERYLAGEFKLDDFITHTMSLDDINEAFDLMHQGKSIRSVIHL, encoded by the coding sequence ATGGCTGAGTTTATTAAATCACGGGCAGCGATTGCCTGGGGACCAGGACAACCACTGAGCATTGAAGAAGTGGATGTGATGATGCCTAAAGCAGGCGAAGTATTGGTTAAAATCGTTGCCACAGGTGTCTGTCATACAGACGCATTCACCCTATCCGGAGAAGACCCTGAAGGTGTATTTCCGGCGATTTTAGGTCACGAAGGTGGTGGCATTGTTGAAGCCGTAGGTGAAGGGGTAACCAGTGTCGCAGTAGGTGACCACGTTATTCCACTTTACACGCCAGAATGTGGCGAATGTAAGTTCTGTACATCAGGCAAGACGAACTTATGCCAGAAGATCCGTGCGACTCAGGGTAAAGGAGTCATGCCTGACGGAACAACCCGTTTTTACAAAGACGGCGAACCTATTTATCACTATATGGGCACTTCAACCTTCTCTGAATACACTGTTCTTCCAGAGATTTCTCTGGCTAAAGTTAATAAAACTGCGCCACTAGAAGAGATCTGCCTGCTAGGGTGTGGAGTAACAACAGGGATGGGCGCAGTGATGAATACAGCCAAAGTGCAACCAGGCGATACGGTTGCTATCTTTGGCCTGGGTGGTATTGGCCTGTCAGCCGTGATAGGGGCAGTGATGGCTGGTGCCAGTCGGATCATTGGCGTTGATATCAATACAGACAAATACGCGCTGGCTGAAAAACTCGGCGCTACCGACCTCATCAACCCAAACGATTACGACAAACCAATTCAGGAAGTCATTGTGGAAATGACCGATGGAGGAGTTGATTTTTCATTTGAATGTATTGGTAACGTCAACGTGATGCGCAGTGCATTGGAATGTTGCCACAAAGGCTGGGGCGAATCTGTAATCATCGGGGTTGCGGGTGCTGGTCAGGAAATCTCTACTCGTCCTTTCCAGTTGGTAACTGGCCGGGTATGGCGGGGTACAGCATTCGGGGGGGTTAAAGGCCGTTCTGAGCTGCCAGAAATCGTCGAGCGTTACCTCGCTGGTGAATTTAAACTGGATGACTTTATTACCCATACGATGTCGCTGGATGACATAAATGAAGCGTTTGATCTAATGCACCAGGGTAAGAGTATCCGTTCGGTGATCCATTTATAA
- a CDS encoding LysR family transcriptional regulator has product MDRWSGLDEFVAVATSGSFTAAAQQLDTSVAQVSRRVKTLESELGYQLLTRTTRNLALTPEGQVFLGHARLLQHAYDDATAALRQRDSEPTGKIRLTAPVMYGEQYIMPLVHQFMCRFPSVTVDMELTNAQLDLVEQGVDLAIRIGQLKDSSLHAKRLSQRRTLVCVSPQYLSQRGPITAIRDLEKQNCLLGNAHYWRFMDHGVERHVKVTGTLRCNSGWALLDAAKQGLGVVQLPHYYVQDAIQGSELVTVLDSFAPMEEGIWAVYPPRKYLSTAIRALIDFLADAL; this is encoded by the coding sequence ATGGATAGATGGTCAGGTTTAGATGAATTTGTCGCGGTGGCGACCAGTGGCTCCTTCACAGCGGCAGCGCAGCAGTTAGACACCTCAGTAGCACAGGTCAGCCGTCGGGTTAAAACCCTGGAGTCCGAGCTTGGCTATCAGCTACTGACTCGAACAACCCGAAATCTGGCGTTGACACCCGAAGGCCAGGTATTTCTCGGTCATGCCAGGTTGCTCCAGCACGCCTACGATGACGCAACAGCGGCACTGAGACAAAGAGACAGTGAGCCTACGGGTAAAATCAGGCTCACAGCGCCAGTGATGTACGGCGAACAATACATTATGCCGTTGGTACACCAGTTCATGTGTCGTTTTCCTTCGGTTACGGTTGATATGGAGCTGACTAATGCGCAACTCGATCTGGTTGAGCAGGGCGTCGATCTTGCTATTCGCATCGGCCAGCTCAAAGATTCCTCGTTACATGCAAAACGTCTGTCGCAGAGACGTACTTTGGTGTGTGTTTCACCGCAATATTTAAGTCAGCGCGGTCCAATTACCGCTATCAGAGATCTGGAGAAACAAAATTGCCTGTTAGGTAATGCACATTATTGGCGTTTTATGGATCACGGAGTCGAGCGGCATGTAAAGGTAACTGGTACATTGAGATGTAACAGTGGCTGGGCGTTATTAGACGCGGCGAAGCAGGGGCTAGGGGTCGTTCAGTTGCCTCATTATTATGTGCAAGATGCCATTCAAGGTAGTGAATTAGTGACTGTGCTGGATTCCTTTGCACCTATGGAAGAGGGGATCTGGGCGGTGTATCCGCCCAGAAAATATTTGTCTACGGCTATCCGTGCGCTAATAGACTTTTTGGCTGACGCACTCTAG
- a CDS encoding SulP family inorganic anion transporter: protein MFSLSRFKHMNFKGDLFGGVTTAIISLPLALAFGVASGAGAEAGMWGAILVGLFAALFGGSTSLISEPTGPMTVIMTAVLTTMISKYPEAGPAMAFTVVMMAGAFQILLGTLKLGKYVTLMPYSVVSGFMSGIGVILIILQLAPLLGHQAPPGGVPGTLSAFPELFLNLHFSELFLGVLTLGVLFYMPKKYRQYVPAQLVALVIVTLISILLFDTDSIRRIGEIPSGLPEVVWPTFTPELFTEMVIDALVLGTLGCIDTLLTAVIGDSLTRTEHDSDRELRGQGIANMIAGFFGALPGAGATMGTVVNIQVGARSPLAGIFRALILMAVVFVAGSLTEPIPMAVLAGIAVYVGINILDWSFIQRAHKLSISQMAIMYGVMLLTVFVDLMVAVGLGVFISNIMVIERLSRVQEQHVKAISDGDADEDVPLSTHERALLEQAKGKLLFFYLSGPMIFSVSKAITRQHRHIGEYKTMVLDLSDVAMLDVTVSLAIENAISDALDAECQVFIYSPNKDTSEQLQKFDIRSKLGDHAFCKSREQALTRALEAMQSNTVQA from the coding sequence ATGTTTTCGTTATCAAGATTTAAACATATGAATTTCAAGGGAGATTTGTTCGGTGGTGTGACCACTGCAATCATTTCCCTACCACTCGCCCTCGCCTTTGGCGTGGCATCCGGCGCCGGAGCTGAAGCCGGTATGTGGGGCGCAATTCTCGTTGGCCTCTTCGCTGCCTTATTTGGCGGCTCTACTTCTCTGATCTCAGAACCAACTGGCCCGATGACGGTCATTATGACAGCAGTTCTGACCACCATGATATCAAAATACCCCGAAGCGGGGCCGGCTATGGCCTTCACCGTGGTGATGATGGCGGGTGCATTCCAGATATTACTGGGCACGCTCAAGCTTGGTAAATATGTCACTCTGATGCCATACAGCGTGGTCTCCGGGTTTATGTCCGGAATTGGTGTCATATTAATCATACTGCAACTGGCCCCCCTACTCGGACATCAGGCGCCTCCTGGCGGTGTTCCCGGTACTTTGTCCGCTTTCCCTGAGCTATTTCTAAATTTACATTTCTCAGAGCTCTTTTTAGGGGTCCTCACCTTAGGTGTTCTGTTCTACATGCCTAAGAAATATCGCCAGTACGTTCCTGCACAGCTGGTGGCGCTGGTTATTGTTACCTTAATCTCTATCCTGCTGTTTGATACTGACAGCATTCGCCGAATTGGAGAGATCCCCAGTGGCTTACCCGAAGTTGTTTGGCCAACCTTTACCCCTGAGCTCTTTACTGAAATGGTTATCGATGCCCTGGTGCTGGGTACTTTAGGGTGTATTGACACTTTGCTGACAGCTGTAATCGGGGACAGTCTGACCCGTACAGAGCATGATTCTGACAGAGAGCTGCGCGGTCAGGGGATTGCAAATATGATTGCAGGCTTCTTTGGCGCGCTGCCTGGCGCAGGTGCAACCATGGGCACAGTCGTCAACATACAGGTGGGGGCTCGTTCTCCATTAGCAGGCATTTTCCGCGCTCTGATCCTAATGGCCGTAGTATTTGTGGCCGGCAGTCTGACAGAACCGATTCCTATGGCAGTGCTCGCCGGCATCGCGGTGTATGTCGGGATTAACATTCTGGACTGGAGCTTTATTCAACGTGCACATAAACTCAGCATCAGTCAGATGGCCATCATGTATGGTGTGATGTTGCTGACCGTTTTCGTTGATTTAATGGTGGCTGTTGGTCTGGGCGTATTTATTTCCAATATTATGGTAATTGAGCGCCTAAGCCGGGTTCAGGAACAACATGTGAAAGCCATCAGTGATGGCGACGCCGACGAAGATGTGCCACTGTCAACGCACGAGCGAGCCTTGCTAGAGCAGGCCAAAGGCAAACTCTTGTTCTTTTACCTGTCCGGTCCGATGATCTTTAGCGTATCGAAAGCAATCACCCGCCAGCATCGCCACATTGGCGAATATAAAACCATGGTGCTTGATTTAAGTGATGTTGCCATGCTGGATGTAACCGTCAGCCTCGCAATTGAAAACGCCATCAGTGACGCACTGGATGCTGAATGCCAGGTCTTTATTTACTCACCAAATAAAGACACGAGTGAACAGCTTCAGAAGTTCGATATTCGCAGCAAATTGGGTGACCACGCATTTTGTAAGAGCCGCGAACAGGCATTGACCAGAGCCCTGGAAGCGATGCAAAGCAATACTGTTCAGGCCTAG
- a CDS encoding lipoprotein-releasing ABC transporter permease subunit, which yields MFQPVSLYIGLRYSRASKGNGFVSFISFFSIAGIALGLMALITVSSVMNGFEQSLKNAMLDLIPHVQLRKSSDEQSQDADALLTKLSALPEVKRVTPYVTSDVILQTNKDLVGVRLQGTFSGYPSALEPHIEAGSLAQFREQKYQLALSRYLANQLDVRLGQKVRVIMPDVSSYTPMGRVPKQRLFTVALIYNTHSEADVNLAFADGKSLQRLLKRKPVDFDVSITLKDAFAVNEFRTANVPLLSGLEYSDWHVQQGALFAAVAMEKRIMALLLGLIVIVAVFNIVSALSMMVSEKQGEVAILQTLGLAPGAIARVFMVQGLYNGVVGTLIGTVFGYLLASHINEVLAVSGLSLLGGAELPVRFDWFSLSLIVAISLVLSFLATLYPAFKAAKVLPAEVLRYE from the coding sequence ATGTTTCAGCCTGTTAGCCTTTACATAGGGCTCAGATACAGCCGTGCCAGCAAGGGCAATGGGTTTGTATCTTTTATTTCTTTTTTTTCCATTGCCGGGATAGCACTCGGGTTAATGGCACTTATTACAGTTAGCTCTGTGATGAATGGGTTTGAGCAGAGCCTGAAAAATGCCATGCTCGACTTAATACCTCATGTGCAGTTGCGCAAATCATCAGACGAACAATCTCAAGACGCCGATGCGTTGCTAACTAAGCTGAGCGCATTGCCAGAAGTTAAGCGGGTAACTCCCTATGTCACCAGTGATGTGATCCTGCAAACGAATAAAGATCTGGTTGGTGTACGTTTGCAAGGGACCTTTTCCGGTTATCCATCGGCACTCGAGCCACACATTGAAGCCGGTAGCCTGGCACAGTTTCGTGAGCAGAAATATCAACTGGCGCTGAGTCGCTATCTGGCAAATCAACTGGATGTGCGATTGGGACAAAAAGTTCGGGTGATCATGCCTGATGTTAGCAGTTATACGCCTATGGGCCGGGTCCCTAAACAGCGTTTATTTACAGTTGCCTTGATTTACAACACCCACAGTGAGGCCGATGTTAACCTGGCATTCGCCGATGGTAAAAGTCTGCAACGTTTGCTTAAGCGCAAACCGGTGGATTTTGACGTTAGCATTACATTAAAAGACGCTTTTGCCGTTAATGAGTTCAGAACAGCGAATGTCCCCTTGTTGTCTGGATTAGAATACTCAGACTGGCATGTACAGCAGGGGGCATTATTTGCAGCCGTTGCAATGGAAAAACGCATTATGGCCTTACTATTGGGACTGATCGTGATTGTGGCCGTATTCAATATAGTGTCGGCGTTGTCGATGATGGTCAGTGAAAAGCAAGGTGAAGTAGCTATTTTGCAGACTTTGGGGCTGGCACCTGGCGCTATAGCACGGGTGTTCATGGTGCAAGGGTTGTACAACGGTGTAGTGGGTACGCTAATTGGCACTGTGTTTGGTTATCTGCTGGCCAGTCATATTAACGAGGTACTGGCAGTCAGTGGGCTGTCTTTACTGGGTGGTGCAGAGTTACCGGTCAGGTTCGACTGGTTTAGTTTGAGTTTAATTGTTGCGATCAGTCTGGTTTTGAGTTTTCTGGCAACATTATATCCGGCGTTTAAAGCCGCAAAAGTGCTTCCTGCTGAGGTGTTAAGGTATGAGTGA
- the lolD gene encoding lipoprotein-releasing ABC transporter ATP-binding protein LolD produces MSDLVIECQGLNKAYDEAGQQVEVLKGVDLALEQGDMLAIVGSSGSGKSTLLHILGTLDTASSGSVKIKATDVAQLSRRKQADFRNQNLGFIYQFHHLLMDFTALENVAMPLLIAGQPPKAAQSQAQEMLGKVGLDHRGGHRPSELSGGERQRVAIARALVTRPALVLADEPTGNLDKQNALKIYALLKELNRDLKTSFVVVTHDLELAAKLGRAVALDDGVLVEHALHSEA; encoded by the coding sequence ATGAGTGATTTAGTAATTGAATGTCAGGGCCTGAACAAGGCTTATGATGAAGCGGGCCAGCAGGTTGAAGTGTTAAAAGGGGTCGATCTGGCGCTTGAACAGGGCGACATGTTGGCCATCGTCGGCAGTTCCGGCTCAGGCAAGAGTACTTTGTTGCATATATTGGGCACATTGGATACCGCCAGCAGTGGTTCAGTGAAAATCAAAGCTACCGATGTCGCGCAGTTATCGCGTCGTAAACAGGCGGATTTTCGCAATCAAAACCTGGGCTTTATATATCAGTTCCATCACCTGCTTATGGATTTTACGGCATTAGAGAATGTGGCTATGCCTTTGCTGATTGCCGGTCAGCCACCTAAAGCCGCTCAGTCGCAAGCACAGGAAATGTTGGGCAAAGTTGGCCTGGACCATCGTGGAGGTCATCGACCATCGGAGTTATCGGGCGGGGAGCGCCAGCGAGTTGCCATAGCCAGGGCGCTAGTTACGCGTCCTGCATTAGTCTTGGCAGATGAACCTACCGGTAACCTGGACAAACAAAATGCACTGAAAATCTATGCCTTGTTAAAAGAGTTAAACCGGGATTTAAAAACCAGCTTTGTGGTGGTAACACATGACCTTGAACTGGCGGCAAAACTGGGTCGTGCAGTTGCTCTGGACGACGGTGTGTTGGTTGAGCATGCGTTACATAGTGAGGCATAA